The Xyrauchen texanus isolate HMW12.3.18 unplaced genomic scaffold, RBS_HiC_50CHRs HiC_scaffold_561, whole genome shotgun sequence DNA segment aaagaaaagattgacACATGTATTATTAAGTGATGAAGTTATGGAATTATGCAATTACCTGTGACAAACAGCGAATATACCTAGTTGCCGCTTCTCTTGAGATGATCTCATGCTTATCAAAAACGTCTTTACATGGAATTCTTGCTTGTAAATTCAGGAGCTCCTTTTTGGATAAACCATGATAGCTCTGGTTGATGAACTCTGATAAATCCGTCGTGGCGCTGAAAGCGCACAGAAAACTCTTTCCATCCATTAAAGTCACAGCTATCCACACAACAGGGGCGATGAGAGCGCGCTGCGTCATGGAGCTAAACATGTATCGCAAAACCGCCGGATCTTTCCTGCGCTTTCCAACTGGTCTCTTCCACTCTTCGGTTAACACTGAAATGTTGTTGTTAAGTACATATCCAAGTAAGAAGAACCATATAGGCGGAACGACGAGAATGCCTATTCCATACGCGTAATTGTAGTCTGGGAGGCAAGGACAGGTGAACTCAAAGGAGGAATACATTTGAGCACTTGCCAGAGCCATTATCCCACAGATGCCATTCATGAAGGACTCTTGATTGGCTTGCAAGAACTGGACCATTATCCGAAACTTATCCATTTTGAAAAAGGTAGTTCACCTTTTAAGAGTGGAGTAGACGATTAGGCTAGAATCAGTGCAACAGGTTGTTAGCATATTAATATAAAGTATAATATACTTACCTACAATATGATCTTGTCACAGAGAATAGAAACTACTGGAGCAGAGTTTAGCAGAGTTAAGTGGTGACACGTTCGTCAGTTCGCTTTACTGCATGAATGCGCATCAATGACTGGCCCCTCCTCTAGGCTCTACCCATCCTCAACTAAACTTTTCACCCTCACATTGTCCATTGCTTAAGATAATTGTTTCAGtcaaaataatatgtaataaagacaaaataaaatatcacTATTCAAAATATGCATCAAAAGGCAAAAGTACATTTCCAGACAATgggctttttattttaaagggttattaaaaaattaaataaacaaataaatacattctatGACAGTGGTTTACCTGCCATGCTGCTAAACCGATAAACAACATAgagaaaatgtcaatattttaattaattctatgttctgtattatttaatatttaaaaggcCTACTATTTTTTAGGTGTTGTCTAGGTTAATTTGCATCTAAGCCATATCCATGGGCCATGGGCTTGTTGTGTAATGTGTGTGGAAGGAGACATGCAAAATTACACAAATCCCAGCATAGTCAAATGCACCAGCCTGCAAGCTCTTTAAATTGGTTAACACAAGGTTAACTGAGTTGGCAATAATCTGATACTTGTGTCTCAGAACATAACAAGGGTCAATCACCATTTTTGAGCATCTTTATTAACATTCCATGAACatataatttatagcatcaaTCTAAAGTACAGAGATGATTGGCATGTCTCAGTtctacacttttgaaaaaaatgcctTTCTATTCCTGTCTTCCCAAGTGATACACACTTTGGGCTTATAGGCCATTTTGGTCACATCCAGCTCTGGTTTGTACTGGTACCAGGTTTGCAGCAAATTATCCACTTGATTGTGTCTCGTTATGCCATGCAGATGCTCTTCTTCTTCTCCATATTCATTCTGAATTTTGCCGGGTCCGAGTGCACTCAAGATGGACAATCTCAGAGTTGCATCGTCTCTCAAAGAACTGCACCACACATTTTCTGGAAAAGTCTCTGGCATGGAGGACACAGGTCTCATCAAAGAGTTTCTGCTCAATGCCCAGGTAATTGCTCCAAGTAACGGGTCTACAGAAAAGTGGCGTGATTGAAGCAAGGCTTCATGTTTCGATCCACAGCACCCAAAAAAATTACGAAGAGGAGGACTGTCCAGCCTATTACCTTAGAGAACAAAAATGGCAGAAGAACAATAGATGATGTATGAATCACCTGGTTATGCAAAGCATGACAACTATGTCAATCTGCAAACAGACCTGAAATATGTGGAGGATTTTAACCACCCAGAGATTTTCTAAAGGTCTGTT contains these protein-coding regions:
- the LOC127642351 gene encoding calcium homeostasis modulator protein 1-like yields the protein MDKFRIMVQFLQANQESFMNGICGIMALASAQMYSSFEFTCPCLPDYNYAYGIGILVVPPIWFFLLGYVLNNNISVLTEEWKRPVGKRRKDPAVLRYMFSSMTQRALIAPVVWIAVTLMDGKSFLCAFSATTDLSEFINQSYHGLSKKELLNLQARIPCKDVFDKHEIISREAATRYIRCLSQACGWTFLMIITLTAFLIRAIRPCFTQAAFLKTKYWSHYIDTERKLFDETCKEHAKSFAKVCIQQYFESISGEIVSCLHLPQKKGKGDKDDDGEKQKSDEEKILGIRKEEDMNKVLWNWHECKPALLLNKRAQEANGHAHSVTDGFSEKNCTQTPMKKTAVAYYSKV